One genomic segment of Stigmatopora argus isolate UIUO_Sarg chromosome 1, RoL_Sarg_1.0, whole genome shotgun sequence includes these proteins:
- the itpr3 gene encoding inositol 1,4,5-trisphosphate-gated calcium channel ITPR3 isoform X2 has product MSDSASSFLHIGDLVSLFAEGTVNGFISTLGLVDDRCVVEPAAGDLENPPKKFRDCLFKVCPMSRYSAQKQFWKAKQAKHEKDKIGDVVLLQKLQHASNLEQKQNETENKKVHGDVVKYGTVIQLLHMKSNKFLTVNKRLPALLEKNAMRVTLDGTGNEGSWLFIQPFWKLRANGDHVVVGDKVILNPVNAGQPLHASDYELSDHPGCKEVNSVNCNTSWKINLFMMFSDHRDEVLKGGDVVRLFHAEQEKFLTCDEYKSKIHVFLRTTLRQSATSATSSNALWEVEVVHHDPCRGGAGHWNSLYRFKHLATGNYLAAEENPGYRGDSPEAPSLPEGSRGNKRSHGERIKYKLVAMTHGNDIAALFELDPTTLQKTDSFVPRNSYVRLRHLCTNTWIQSTNVPIDIDEERPIRLMLGTCPTKEDKEAFAIVSVPVMEIRDLDFANDASAMLSTVVDQFSKGFISQNDRRFAIKLLEDVVFFVADSINSGQPVLDVTITTVNRERQKLMREQNILKQIFGILKVPFKDRSKGEGPLLRLEELADQKNSPYQYMFRLCYRVLRHSQEDYRKNQEHIAKQFGLMQGQIGYDILAEDTITALLHNNRKLLEKHITKTEVETFVSLVRKNREPRFLDYLSDLCVSNNVAIPVTQELICKCVLEPKNQDILIKTERRMPKEAAPGEIPTQYMGMDDYVDEDEVWLVWADKNNEKQEKSIRQLAQEARQGNAHDENVLTYYRYQLKLFARMCLDRQYLAIDEISKQLDVELIFLCMIDETLPFDLRASFCRLMLHAHVDRDPQELVTPVKFARLWTEIPTSITIKDYDSNMDDSRDNKKNRFANTMAFMEEYLNNVLNEELPFHDVEKNKLTYEVVSLARHLIYFGFYSFFELLRLTRTLLGIIDCGPNPSQGAPVFHDDGSGKNVKRSIHGMGQIMTTMVLSRKQSLFGGVGAQGAGLALDGQRGAKDSIDKTDLTVMDTKLKILEIMQFILNVRLDYRLSFLLSVFKKEFVDVYPLADADATTSMEQAASINLQHIGEQAEAMFGVGKGNSILEVDDEGGRMFLRVLIHLTMHDYAPLVSGALQLLFRHFSQRQEVLHTFKQVQLLISSQDVENYKKIKSDLDRLRTLVEKSELWVEKKTSGGGDGKKEKKDKKEKVEAAVEDSAPKKEKGEKNNQNYQNVKEILERLNKMCSSGVWKKQQRLLKNMGAHKVMLDLLQVSYDKNDVKMQEIIRYTHLFLQKFCTGNQENQVLLHKNLSLFLNPGLLDAETVQHIFSNNYQLCTEISESVLQHFIHCLATHGRHIHYLNFLHTIIKAEGKYVKKCQDMIMTELTNAGDDVVVFYNDKDSFNVMLELMAESREGIGENSPLRYHISLVELLAACAEGKNVYTEIKCTSLLPLEDVIRVVTHEDCITEVKIAYVNFVNHCYVDTEVEMKEIYTSNHIWNLFEDFTVGMAQVCNKRDKRLSDPILEKYIINVVFDTINAFFSSPFSENSTSLQSHHTIVTQLLHSSVRLLDCPWLQQQHRSQVETCIKTLAVTAKTRTIALPLDLEAQISAMLSTSALNSLSRSSTSYKSTSRSIRAVAPTNPWDYKNIIEKLQDVINTLEERLKPLVNAELSVLVDVLHQPELLFLEGTDARQRCESGGFISKLIQHTKALMSTEEKLCIKVLRTLQEMLIRTLDFDEKGISLRKVLLQNYLFPNRKNNLKNEVAELRSAGSEQERDWATVAAVQCRLDREGSSQLFIDLVMSTKNDKIFQESIQLAISMLEGGNTEIQNSFYKLMMGDNNSEKFFKVLHDRMKEAQMDIKATVSVNVGEMSHKANEKELDNGSSSTLGLSATDGHSLLVQGQGGGPSSPQAQSAEEQKELDTEMGPAVLIMKPILRFLQLLCENHNQDLQNFLRCQNNKTNYNLVCETLQFLDIMCGSTTGGLGLLGLYINESNVDLITQTLETLTEYCQGPCQENQTCIVTHECNGIDIITALILNDISPLCRYRMEMVLQLKDNASKLLLALMESRHDSENAERILFNLRPRELVDVIKKAYHQESECEGGEVSPREVGHNIYILALQLARHNKVLLNILKPPKKTKEGEEGISSMLNLNNRPLSQMLKSSIPAAVVEQDPLEYYDQLTAQIEIVRDDRSMEQIVFPVHPICEYLMEESKVRVFNTTEQDEQGSKVTHFFEQTSFLHGEMEWQKKLRSMPVLYWFSGKMTLWGTISFNLAVFINLIIAFFYPYDSGEAGAIDDSLLVMLFWGLIGLSVLALLSQRYGLQPLTLALILRSIYHLGIGNTLILLGALNLINKIVFVVSFVGNNGTFIMGYKAMVMDVEFLYHLAYILTSTLGLFVHELFYSILLFDLIYREETLFNVIKSVTRNGRSILLTALLALILVYLFSIVGFLCLKEDFIMEVDPLPQIAPSPQQSDARQDSPKSCSTDGIHCVGESEAAAESEDDDESNSERACDTLLMCIVTVLNHGLRNGGGVGDVLRQPSKNEPLFPARVVYDLLFYFIVIIIVLNLIFGVIIDTFADLRSEKQKKEEILKTTCFICCLERDKFDNKTVSFEEHIKFEHNIWNYLYFIVLVREKNKTDYTGPESYVAMMIKNNNLDWFPRMQAMSLVVTDSDGEQNEMRMLQDKLGSTMKVVLTLTTQLTELREQMTEQRKRRQRMGFVDVQQGSNASLPPSAAGGNHQQM; this is encoded by the exons ATGTCGGACTCCGCGTCCAGTTTCCTGCACATCGGGGACCTGGTGTCCCTGTTCGCCGAGGGCACCGTCAATGGTTTCATCAGCACCCTTGG gtTGGTAGATGATCGCTGTGTGGTGGAACCAGCTGCTGGAGATCTGGAAAACCCTCCGAAGAAGTTCAGAG ATTGCCTCTTCAAGGTTTGCCCAATGAGTCGCTACTCTGCACAGAAGCAGTTCTGGAAGGCAAAACAGGCGAAACATGAGAAAGACAAGATTGGCGATGTGGTTCTGCTGCAAAAACTTCAG CATGCATCCAATTTGGAGCAGAAGCAGAATGAGACCGAGAACAAGAAGGTTCATGGAGATGTGGTCAAGTATGGAACCGTCATACAG CTGCTGCACATGAAGAGCAATAAGTTTCTCACAGTAAACAAGCGTCTGCCGGCACTTCTCGAGAAGAATGCCATGCGTGTCACGCTGGACGGTACTGGAAATGAAGGCTCCTGGCTTTTCATACAACCTTTCTGGAAACTGCGAGCCAATGGAGACCAT GTGGTGGTTGGAGACAAAGTGATCTTGAACCCTGTCAATGCCGGTCAGCCGCTTCACGCTTCAGACTACGAGCTTAGCGACCACCCGGGCTGTAAAGAG GTCAACTCTGTCAACTGCAACACCAGCTGGAAGATCAACTTGTTTATGATGTTCAGTGACCACAGGGACGAAGTACTGAAAGGC GGCGATGTCGTGCGTTTGTTTCACGCAGAGCAGGAAAAGTTTCTGACGTGCGACGAGTACAAGAGCAAAATTCACGTTTTCCTCCGCACCACCTTGAGACAGTCGGCCACATCCGCGACCAGCTCCAATGCACTGTGGGAAGTTGAG GTTGTCCATCATGACCCGTGTCGTGGAGGGGCGGGACACTGGAACAGCTTGTACCGCTTCAAACACCTTGCCACTGGAAATTACTTGGCAGCAGAG GAGAATCCTGGTTACCGTGGTGATAGTCCAGAGGCGCCTTCCTTG CCCGAAGGCAGCCGCGGCAACAAGCGGTCACACGGCGAGAGGATCAAGTACAAGCTGGTGGCCATGACGCATGGCAATGACATTGCTGCGCTCTTTGAACTGGACCCGACCACTCTACAGAAGACCGACTCCTTTGTTCCGCG GAACTCGTATGTCCGCCTGAGGCACCTTTGCACCAACACTTGGATCCAGAGCACCAACGTCCCTATCGATATTGATGAGGAGAGACCCATCAGACTCATG TTAGGGACATGCCCCACTAAAGAGGACAAGGAGGCTTTCGCCATCGTTTCGGTTCCCGTGATGGAGATTCGGGATCTAGATTTTGCCAATGATGCGAGCGCCATGTTGAGCACGGTTGTGGACCAGTTCAGTAAGGGTTTTATCAGCCAGAACGACCGCCG CTTTGCCATCAAGCTGCTAGAGGATGTGGTCTTCTTCGTAGCAGACAGCATCAATAGTGGTCAACCCGTGTTGGATGTCACTATAACTACAGTTAACCGTGAGAGGCAAAAGCTGATGAGGGAGCAAAACATTCTCAAGCAG ATATTTGGCATCCTCAAGGTTCCTTTCAAGGACCGCAGCAAAGGTGAGGGGCCTCTCCTACGTTTGGAGGAGCTGGCCGACCAGAAGAACTCTCCCTACCAGTACATGTTCCGACTTTGCTATCGCGTACTTCGACATTCCCAGGAGGACTACCGTAAAAATCAG gagcaCATTGCCAAGCAGTTTGGCCTAATGCAGGGTCAGATTGGCTACGACATCCTTGCGGAGGATACCATTACCGCGCTGCTGCACAACAACCGCAAGCTGCTGGAGAAGCACATCACCAAAACCGAGGTGGAAACCTTCGTCAGCCTAGTTCGCAAGAATCGTGAGCCTCG TTTTCTGGACTACCTCTCAGACTTGTGCGTCTCCAACAATGTGGCCATCCCCGTCACTCAGGAGCTCATCTGCAAGTGTGTGCTAGAACCCAAAAACCAGGACATCCTTATCAAAACCGA GCGTCGGATGCCCAAAGAAGCGGCACCTGGCGAAATCCCCACTCAGTATATGGGAATGGACGACTATGTAGACGAAGATGAG GTGTGGCTGGTGTGGGCTGACAAGAACAATGAGAAGCAGGAAAAGAGCATAAGGCAGCTCGCTCAGGAGGCCCGACAGGGCAATGCCCATGACGAGAATGTTCTTACCTACTACAG ATATCAGCTGAAGCTTTTTGCAAGGATGTGTTTGGATCGTCAATACCTGGCCATTGACGAGATCTCAAAGCAACTAGATGTGGAGCTCATCTTCCTGTGCATGATAGATGAGACCTTGCCCTTCGACCTGAGGGCGTCCTTCTGCCGCCTGATGCTGCACGCCCACGTCGACCGAGACCCGCAGGAACTGGTCACGCCTGTCAAATTTGCCCGACTTTGGACTGAGATCCCCACCTCCATCACTATCAAGGA TTATGACTCCAACATGGATGACAGCAGAGACAACAAGAAGAACCGATTTGCCAACACCATGGCCTTCATGGAGGAGTATCTAAATAATGTGCTGAACGAGGAGCTTCCCTTTCacgatgtggaaaaaaataagctgACTTATGAG GTGGTGAGCTTGGCCCGACATCTCATCTACTTTGGCTTCTACAGCTTCTTTGAGCTGCTTCGCCTTACCAGAACACTGTTGGGCATCATCGACTGCGGGCCCAACCCTTCGCAAGGCGCCCCGGTGTTCCATGATGACGGATCAG GGAAGAATGTAAAACGCTCCATCCACGGCATGGGCCAGATAATGACAACCATGGTCCTCAGTAGGAAGCAGTCGTTATTTGGTGGGGTGGGGGcacagggggcggggcttgcacTTGATGGACAGCGCGGGGCCAAAGACAGCATTGACAAGACGGACCTGACAGTTATGGACACGAAGTTGAAGATTTTGGAAATCATGCAG TTCATCCTTAATGTGCGTCTGGACTATCGGCTCTCCTTCCTGCTGTCCGTCTTCAAGAAGGAATTTGTGGATGTCTACCCGCTGGCCGATGCTGATGCCACCACCAGTATGGAGCAGGCAG CCTCCATCAACCTACAGCACATTGGAGAGCAGGCCGAAGCCATGTTTGGAGTCGG GAAAGGCAACAGCATTCTAGAGGTGGACGACGAAGGAGGCCGCATGTTCCTGCGCGTGCTGATCCACCTGACGATGCACGACTATGCGCCGCTGGTCTCAGGCGCACTGCAGCTGCTCTTCAGACACTTCAGCCAGAGGCAGGAAGTGCTTCACACCTTTAAGCAG GTCCAGCTACTCATCTCGTCTCAGGATGTGGAGAACTATAAGAAGATCAAATCGGACCTGGACCGTCTTAGGACATTGGTGGAAAAATCTGAGCTATGGGTGGAAAAGAAAACCTCTGGAGGTGGAGACGGCAAGAAGGAAAAGAAAGACAAGAAAGAGAAAGTGGAG GCAGCGGTGGAGGACAGCGCCCCCAAGAAGGAGAAAGGAGAGAAGAACAACCAAAACTATCAAAACGTCAAAGAG ATCTTGGAAAGGCTGAACAAGATGTGCAGCAGCGGTGTGTGGAAGAAGCAGCAGAGGCTGCTGAAGAACATGGGTGCTCATAAGGTCATGCTGGATTTGCTGCAAGTCTCTTACGACAAG AACGACGTGAAGATGCAAGAGATCATTAGATACACTCACCTGTTTCTGCAGAAGTTTTGCACAGGCAACCAGGAGAACCAGGTTCTACTGCACAAGAACCTCAGTCTCTTCCTTAATCCAGGG CTGCTAGACGCAGAAACTGTGCAACACATCTTTAGCAACAACTACCAGCTATGCACAGAGATCTCCGAAAGCGTCCTACAGCACTTCATCCACTGCTTGGCCACTCACGGACGTCACATCCACTACCTCAACTTCCTGCACACCATCATCAAGGCCGAGGGCAAGTACGTCAAGAAGTGCCAGGACATGATCATGACCGAG CTGACAAATGCGGGCGACGACGTGGTTGTGTTCTACAACGACAAGGACTCCTTCAACGTCATGCTGGAGCTGATGGCCGAAAGCAGAGAGGGCATTGGTGAAAACAGTCCGCTCAG GTACCACATCTCGCTGGTGGAGCTACTGGCAGCATGCGCTGAGGGCAAGAACGTCTACACAGAGATCAAGTGCACGTCCCTGCTGCCACTGGAGGACGTCATCCGTGTGGTAACGCATGAGGACTGCATCACCGAG GTGAAAATCGCCTACGTCAACTTCGTCAATCACTGCTATGTTGACACAGAGGTGGAGATGAAGGAGATTTACACCTCCAACCACATCTGGAATCTGTTTGAAGACTTTACAGTGGGCATGGCCCAA GTGTGCAACAAGCGCGACAAGCGTCTTTCTGATCCCATCTTGGAGAAGTACATCATCAATGTGGTCTTTGACACGATAAACGCCTTCTTTAGCTCGCCCTTCTCTGAGAACAGCACCTCACTGCAG AGTCATCACACCATCGTCACGCAGCTGTTGCATTCATCCGTGCGCCTGCTGGACTGTCCCTGGTTGCAGCAGCAGCACCGAAGCCAAGTGGAGACCTGTATCAAGACCCTCGCAGTCACAG CCAAGACTCGCACCATTGCCCTCCCTCTGGATCTGGAGGCTCAGATTAGCGCCATGTTGTCTACCAGCGCTCTTAACTCGCTGTCACGCAGCAGCACCAGCTATAAATCAACATCGCGCTCAATACGGGCAGTTGCCCCCACCAACCCTTGGGACTATAAAAATATCATTGAGAAACTGCAGGACGTCATCAATACGCTGGAGGAGCGCCTCAAACCACTTGTCAACGCCGAGCTGTCTGTCTTGGTCGACGTTCTCCACCAGCCAGAACTTCTCTTTTTGGAGGGAACAGACGCACGCCAGCGTTGCGAATCTGGTGGATTCATCTCTAA GCTGATCCAGCACACAAAGGCTCTGATGTCCACAGAGGAGAAATTGTGCATCAAGGTTCTGAGGACACTGCAGGAAATGTTGATCAGAACACTGGACTTTGATGAAAAG GGAATTTCACTGCGGAAGGTTCTGCTGCAGAACTACTTGTTCCCGAACAGGAAAAACAACCTGAAGAATGAAGTGGCAGAACTCAGATCGGCAG GCAGTGAGCAAGAGCGTGATTGGGCCACGGTGGCAGCAGTCCAGTGTCGTCTGGACCGAGAAGGCAGTAGCCAACTTTTCATAGACCTGGTGATGAGCACCAAGAATGACAAGATCTTCCAAGAGAGCATCCAGCTGGCCATCAGCATGCTGGAAGGGGGAAACACGGAGATACAG AACTCCTTCTACAAGCTGATGATGGGGGACAACAACTCTGAGAAGTTCTTTAAAGTTCTCCATGACAGGATGAAAGAGGCGCAAATGGACATCAAAGCGACAGTTTCAGTTAACGTCGGCGAGATGTCGCACAAAGCCAATGAGAAGGAGCTGGATAATG GGTCGTCTTCAACACTTGGACTTTCCGCCACCGATGGGCATTCCCTTTTGGTGCAGGGCCAAGGTGGCGGCCCTTCCTCCCCACAGGCTCAGTCAGCGGAGGAGCAGAAGGAGCTGGATACAGAGATGGGCCCGGCCGTCCTCATCATGAAGCCTATCCTGAGGTTCCTGCAGCTTCTGTGTGAGAACCACAACCAGGATCTGCAA AACTTCCTGCGCTGCCAGAACAACAAGACCAACTACAACTTAGTGTGCGAGACGTTGCAGTTCTTGGACATCATGTGTGGAAGCACCACAGGCGGCCTGGGTTTGCTGGGCCTCTACATTAACGAGTCAAACGTCGACCTCATCACGCAGACCCTGGAGACACTCACCGAGTACTGCCAAGGCCCATGTCAGGAGAATCAG ACCTGCATCGTGACGCACGAATGCAATGGCATCGACATCATCACGGCACTCATCCTCAACGACATCAGCCCGCTCTGTCGTTACAGGATGGAGATGGTGCTGCAGCTCAAG GACAATGCCTCCAAGCTCTTGCTCGCACTCATGGAAAGCCGCCATGACAGTGAGAATGCAGAAAGGATCTTGTTCAACCTCCGCCCGCGAGAATTG GTGGACGTGATTAAGAAGGCTTACCACCaggagagtgagtgtgagggtgGGGAGGTGTCGCCCCGCGAGGTGGGGCACAACATCTACATCCTGGCACTGCAG CTGGCCAGGCACAACAAGGTGTTGCTGAACATTCTTAAGCCTCCAAAGAAGACCAAAGAGGGCGAGGAAGGCATCTCATCTATG TTAAACTTGAACAATCGTCCACTTTCGCAAATGCTAAAGTCATCAATACCGGCGGCTGTTGTTGAACAAGACCCGCTGGAGTATTATGACCAGCTCACTGCTCAAATAGAG ATTGTGCGTGATGATCGCAGCATGGAGCAGATCGTGTTTCCCGTGCATCCCATCTGTGAGTACCTGATGGAGGAGTCCAAGGTGCGCGTGTTCAACACAACAGAGCAGGATGAGCAGGGCTCCAAGGTGACGCACTTCTTCGAGCAGACGTCCTTCCTCCATGGAGAGATGGAGTGGCAAAAGAAGCTGCGTA GCATGCCAGTGCTGTACTGGTTCTCCGGAAAGATGACGTTGTGGGGGACCATCTCCTTCAACCTGGCTGTCTTCATCAACCTCATCATTGCCTTTTTCTACCCATACGACTCAGGAGAAG CGGGTGCCATCGATGACTCTTTGCTGGTGATGTTGTTTTGGGGTCTCATCGGGCTCTCAGTGCTGGCCTTACTCTCGCAGCGCTACGGCCTCCAGCCACTGACTTTGGCGCTGATCCTGAGGTCTATTTACCATCTGGGTATTGGGAACACGCTGATTCTTCTGGGCGCACTGAAT CTGATCAACAAGATCGTGTTTGTCGTGAGCTTTGTGGGCAACAACGGGACGTTCATCATGGGCTACAAGGCAATGGTGATGGATGTGGAGTTCCTGTACCATCTTGCGTATATCCTCACTTCCACATTGGGCCTGTTTGTGCACGAACTCTTTTACAGTATCCTG CTCTTCGACTTGATTTACCGCGAGGAGACCTTGTTCAACGTGATCAAGAGCGTGACGCGCAACGGGCGCTCCATCCTGCTGACTGCCCTCCTCGCTCTCATCCTTGTCTACCTCTTCTCCATCGTGGGCTTCCTGTGCCTCAAGGAGGATTTCATCATGGAGGTCGACCCACTGCCACAGATTGCCCCGT ctcCTCAGCAGAGCGACGCCAGGCAAGACTCCCCCAAGTCGTGTTCTACAGATGGCATCCACTGTGTAGGGGAGAGTGAAGCTGCAGCTGAGAGCGAGGACGATG ACGAATCAAACAGCGAGCGCGCTTGCGACACTCTGCTGATGTGCATTGTGACGGTGTTGAACCACGGCTTGAGAAACGGCGGCGGCGTGGGAGACGTCCTCCGCCAGCCTTCCAAGAAC GAACCACTCTTTCCCGCCCGTGTGGTTTATGACTTGCTCTTCTACTTCATCGTGATCATCATCGTCCTCAACCTTATCTTCGGTGTCATTATCGACACTTTTGCTGACCTGAGGAGCGAGAAGCAGAAGAAGGAGGAGATCTTGAAAACTACATGTTTCATCTGCT gtctGGAGCGTGACAAGTTTGACAACAAGACGGTTTCGTTCGAGGAGCACATTAAGTTTGAGCACAACATCTGGAACTACTTGTACTTTATTGTTCTGGTGCGTGAGAAGAACAAGACAGATTACACAGGGCCCGAGAGCTACGTGGCCATGATGATCAAG AACAACAACCTGGACTGGTTCCCCCGCATGCAGGCCATGTCGCTGGTGGTCACCGATAGCGACGGCGAGCAAAACGAGATGAGGATGTTGCAGGACAAGCTTGGCTCCACCATGAAAGTTGTCTTGACCCTCACCACACAGCTTACAGAGCTTAGAGAGCag ATGACAGAgcagaggaagaggaggcaAAGGATGGGTTTTGTGGACGTCCAGCAGGGCAGCAATGCTTCACTTCCTCCCAGCGCTGCCGGAGGGAACCACCAACAGatgtga